The Gasterosteus aculeatus chromosome 18, fGasAcu3.hap1.1, whole genome shotgun sequence genome segment TTGTATTGAACTGAGTTTGGGGTTCAGGGCATCCCTCCGTCTGGTCGTGATCTCCTTGCATCTTTGATTTGTACCCGTCCACCTTTTTCCCGCCGCTTGTTCCTCTTGTGCCTTTTGCTTCAgccttttgtctttgctccaCCTTTTCCTTCGTTTGAGCTCCACTCTCCCTGGGTTCAAATACCTTAGGATTGTTGGTTCCAATGCACAGGCCAACGTTAGCAGGCAACCCTGGGAATTCGTACCATTGACAGATACTCACAATGTTGCCTGTAAAGCATTTTCGCCTGAAAGCTTATCGACAAGGTGGGTTTCAAACACGGGCGCCTCCGAGCCAGGACACAAGTACGCACACAAGCCTTTTTTGGTCCACTGCTTTGTAGGAGAGAGTGGGTTAATCTAGCGACCATAATGAGCCTTTTAATGGCAAGCTCCAAACAGAAGGCGGCTGATCTGCCATGAAAGCATTGGTGTGACTGATTCGGTCTCCTTGGACGTCCTTGAATTGGAAAGGAAGGACAGCGATCCTTTGGATGGTAGATGTGACCACTACCATGTCCCGTTAACTCAGCGACAGTATTATCCGCTTTTAATCACCAGCGCTGAACCGCATACATGTTCCCCTGCAACAGTTTTCACGGATGGTAGATGGATTTTTTCTGCTTAGCTTTTGAAATTATGCCAAAAAGGAAATATCTATCATTGTACAATCGTCTTGTTGGTTGGTTAGTTAGCGCTTTCACACCAGAAACCAACCTCAGCACGGTCTGCTCGGAAGCAGAATTGAACTTTCTGTTTCAGGTTGCATCGGTTTGGGTGTCTGATCCGTATCaggacagagagggaagacgGATTCCGAGTTTGTTTGGGTTGGTGTTAAAGCCCCCTGGCTTTGAGTCCAGCCAACGCAAGTAGACGTCTCTGTGGATCCTTGAGATGACCACCACAAGACTTTAAACAGTTTCTGCACATTGTTATAGGTGCAGCCGGGGTTTTGGGATTCAGTATTTCAATTCAACATATTTGCTAGATGCAATTAGTAACCATTGATACCTAGAGCGACTCGCACAGCTCGCTGGGTGCACCGTACCAGTTGACCAACTATTGGAGACAGAAGGTTAACGAGTAGTactcccatatcggttattgttgacaaatatatttgtgtttatttaaaccaGCGCAGcaaactaagaagcctctaatgcatttatttacaaaggcatcataaattcatctcatagcacttggttgtttttagctgtacttagatgggatgtatacatttacttaacttgcactacaatgatggtaataatttaatgtatAAGCTTAAAGTGAACAGGGAGGTGTTTGTGAGCGAGAGTTTGTAAGTGTAGagaagttctgacgttaaaacaaatcctgttacattttctgatttgtatttttttttataaattatgttcaaggggcaacctgtactttctgaagtatttttgcaatgtgaatttgcacttctgttttagaataaaggtttagaaattaaagctttttaatcccTTTTTTTCTATCCAATTCATTGatcaaagaaataaatcaaaataatcgttagttgcaggcCTAAACGTTACCTCTTCACATTCTTTTGATTATGCTACTTcattttttgaatgttttagACTCTGGctatattttattgcattgcgATTTTTTGCAGCTGAAAACAATCAAATCACATGTAAGCACTTCAGTAAATCTTCCCCAAACACTCACGCCTGAAAGAAGTGCATCTTTGTcaccattcattttatttcataatgcctcGCTCCCGGTCATAACTGTAGCTCAGTCCCCCACACCGTAGGAAACACTTCATGAACAGCGTGGTGCGTGCATTGGTAAACTCACCCACGAGGGACATCGGGTGAGGCTTCGCTCCTTTACGGTAACCCATTTTAAAAGTAAGACTCATCAAGTCTTTCCCCTTTAAAACCAGAATTTCTTAAATGGGAGATAAAATTTGTACATGACCCGACAAACCAAAAGTGATTGTGCAAAAGTACTTAAGGGATATGAAAACcggggaaagaaacaaaaacaaagatcacaTTCTTTTTAGAGtacatgttgttgtgttttggatGTCAAGCTGATcttaaacatttacattatCAGCTTTTTCACATAAATCCTTCTCACTTACCTCTGGGGAGAAATTCATTCACTATCCATTacattgaaaatatatatatatattttggtatCTTTTATCCCCACTAAATGTCACGTAAAAACAAGCAGGCAACTTCTAAGGCATCATGTGAACTAAAAACAAACCAGATGCTGTAAAAAGAGGTACAGGCTCCTCTATTTTTGTCCGCAAGGGAATTCCCAGAGCAGATAAAACATGTCCTAACGCAGATCTGACAAGGGCCATCATACACAGGGAActactgaataaaaaaagacaagaaaaaaaagacactcaaGAAAGATCAAATCCAAAGTCCAAATAAAAAGAGGAATCTGCAGCTCCCCGTTTGCTTCGAGaagctgggtgtgtgtgtgtgtgtcttatttaAAGAGCATGAGGAGCAGATTAATAATGGTGCATCCAGGTTTGAcagacgtcccccccccccgggagacaaAGTACCTGTCCAAAGGACTGACATCTCGTGGAAGTGACCGGGCGCCATGCTCACGATGACAAATGGGGACACATAGATCGGTGGATTTAAGGGGCGTGCGGTTTGCATAACAGTGattccacacaaacacgctgtaGAACAGGTTCAAAGATCCTCACCGATCTCCAAGAGGTTCTTGCATATGATCCacccccccaatccccccccccttttttactagggggggggctgccgggCCGAGGAGCCGACAGAGCAAAGACACGACCTGCACTGGTCGGCCCGCCGTTCGTTGCACCCAAAGAgaggatcgggggggggggggggggggtgggggggttgggagtaTTTCCCGGTCCAACCCCAGAGCGCAGCGGCAGGGTTTGTGGGCTGCAGTGATTGTTTGGTCTGCACTCACAGAATACACTGCAAGGATGTGCAAATGTACGTACAGAGGACGTCATCTTCGGACCGGACAGACGTTGAGGGGTCTACGATGCGACATGCAGGACACGGGTCTCTTTACAAAGCTGGACTGGGaacagtgtgtgggtgtgggtgggtgggtgtgggcGCGCGCAGAGTAATGACTGGGTAGTGTTAGTGTCGGGGTGAGGGAAGCGGACGTTGGGCAGGGGAGGGCGATTGGGTGCAGTTCATACAGGTCTCTGTCCCATCACGACGTGCCCTGTCTCTTCTGTTGCTGGACCCGGATCAGGTCCAGCTgctttttgcacttctggtaGTATGTGGACAGACTCTTGTTCTCCTCCAACAGCTTTTTGTGCTCCTGCACCAGCCGGGACGTGTTCTGCTGGTCCTTCTCGTCTTGGTCTAGTTCAGCGATGAGCTCTTTCCTGCGCAGACGGGATAGGAAGCGATATTATCTTCTTTAGAGCAAAGGAAGGTCTTTGGATCAATTAAAACTAATGTGTGGGATTCATTTGTCTTAATGAATTTAAACAATTATGGTTCCCTTTGTTGCTGGTGCCATCACTAACTCACTCGGGAGACAAAAACTCCATCCGCAGTGTAGGACCAAACatgtcttcacacacacagactgcaacGTGTTGGTGTTCAGAATAACTGGattttcatttgaattgaattttgtTCACCGTTACCACACCTCCCAGAGTGAATTACATTATAGTAAAAAGACAGTTAGGTGGATTAttggaatggaaaaaaaaagtttaaatgatTAGTAGGAAAGGTTAAAAACAGGTCACCGTTCTCAGGATGATCACAATAATagtatttaatgtatttatttcaaaaataaaatgcagtagGTGACTCTGGAGAAAATGTGGTTTCGGATGCTAGAAGCAAATAAACATACTGTCTCTGGATCAGCAGGGCGATCTCCGTTTGCACTTTCAGGTATTCCTGGGCCATCTTGCAGTGCTGCTCAAACACGGCCATGGACTCTTTGGAGTTGGGGCAGGGAGCGAGAGgctggaaaagaaaaacgcaCGTTGTCGTTAGTTGTCGAATGAAGAAGTCTAAGCGGATGATAATACACCGACCGTCTTGCACACTCCACAGCATTATGTTTTCAGGGCTAATCCCTTCATAATGAAGTCATTCAAAATTCCCTTCAATTCCTCTCTGGAAGGAAAGAGCGGCGGGCTACAACCCCACTGAAATGTAAAATCCCATCTGACAACATCTagatgaaacaacaacaaacgtaCCTGCAGTTGGTGATCCAGGGTGAGATACGCCATGGGAATGGAGTTGTCCGAGCCGTTGGTGtctgagaaaagaagagaacgCCAGGGTGGTTTAGTTTTTCTCTGTGTTGGCTGTCCAGCATCCTCCTACACACTAAACCATTCACTCGGCTGGTGCGGTGGAAGCGTTTACCTGTGGGGTCGTCGGGGGAGAAGTACGTCTTATCGGGCATCATCCTCAGGCTCGGACTGGAGGGCCGGCTGCTGTTCCTGCTCCCCTGTAAGGGGACACAAGGGACCTTCTATCACCTGGCAAGCCAGCCACAGCTCAGAATGACCATCGGGCACATTTGGAGGCAAAGGCCACATTCAGCTGAAGAAAATGCTAATGATCTTGGCGGTCTTCTCGAAATAAGCTGGTTGGCAGCGCCTATAGGACGCATTCCTGCAGCGTTGGTTGAATTATAATTCCATTGAAataaaaattataaaaataatccTGTTCAAAATGATCAGAATCCAAACGATGAAGGTTCGTCTAAAATGACCAAAATGGATCATTTAGAACGCACCAAATTTGAATTGAAAACGAACCCCCTTTGCTCTTGctactttttgttttgcatagTGTTAGATACAGTTTTCATCTGTGCACCATAAAGGTGAGGTGTTGATCAGGTGCCATGTTAAATAATATGCCATGAGTTACTCCCGGatggctcgctgtgtgtgtgtgtgtgtgtgtgtgtgtgtgtatctgccgCTGTCCCGGGTGCTGAAACGCAGCAGAGCGAAGACAGCGAGTCTCAATAAAGCCAATTTAAATGAGCGTTGCAGAGGGCCACGCACCTACTTCCCTTCAAAGAGCGATTTCATTTGGATTAGACTTGGAAGTATAACACCGGCTAATCAGACCAAGATCACGCCCGCTATCCCGCCGCCTTACCTGGCTGGACTCCGTGCCAATGCCCGGCAGATCCTGCACGGACCGACGTCTCTGAGGATCCGATGAGGCTGTGGACGGGACgcacagacagaagagagagTGAGACCCCCACGGAGTTTGCAGACAGCGATGCCCCGTGTTTGCTCATATGGGACGTGGGACAGCTGCACTGATTGAACCCTCTGTGTCCTggcctatcacacacacacacacacaccaccgtaGACCAAACCTAACCACATCCACAATCTACAGCATATGACATGGCATTCCCAGGTTTCTGCAACATGATTTGTCATGTCTATTGGAATTGCTGCAGTGTTGCATTTCTCCATATTAGGTGCATCTCCCAAACTACATAACATGGGACACATTGGGTTGATTGCACCTACTCACTGAAACCTAAAACAGACGTTGTTTATAGGCGGACTAGAAGCTCCTCTACAACACACTGAAGGTAAACAACACTTGaggacggacgcacacacacaaagaacagcCGATTCAGTCTCTGTTGTTTGTAATAAACTAATGAATAATATGGCCTTTGCAATGAGGAAACGTGCAGTTTTAATAAAATTATCCTGCTGTAAAAACACGATTAACACATTGGGCAAATTCTGCACTTGTAGAAAAGCCCCACCGGATAATTTGCGACAAGCTGCTCCCCATCACGACATACTTGGAGCGCAGGTGAAGCGTTTCTATGAACCGGCAGGACGTACCTTTCTCTGTACTTCCCCGCACACGGACTTCAGACCATAGACTGTTATTCATGTAACTCTTTCCTCCTAATCGCAGCATAACTACACATTGACCTGGGACTATGGTCTACGTAACGTCTACATCTCTCCACAACAACGGATTTGTTTGGCCATACTTACTTTTTGAAAGAAATCTATTGTCCAATCTGCATCCAACCTTTATTCCATATTTGAGGAAATGCTAATATACATTACGCTAGTCCAAACACCAAATAGCTTAGTTATGTTAGAGATTATgatacaatatataatacattgaGAAGTAAAAAGCAAAACTAAATGACAGCAGAAAAATGCTATTTCCTGTGTTTCGGTTTTCCCTGCTATTAAGCAGGTGTTGTACCCGTGATCCCTCCCCTACTTAAGATTTACACCAGTGTATTCTTCAGACTGTTTCATGCCTTCTCAATGGCTACCAAGGAGTTATGATGTGATGTCCAGGTGTACACGTGCAACATGTAATAAGCATCAGCTGAGTCCCTTAGTCACCGGATTAAATGATCCACACTCAATGTGTCTCACAGGCTCCAAGATGACAAccaacgccccccccaccccccccgccatTCCTTCATTCATACCGCTTtatcaaaaaaaatgtttttacatagTTAATTGATGTTGAAGAGAGCAATcacaggagagagaaaaaaaggtagCAAGTCCTCATGCATAAAAGGCAAAGGACAAGCTGAAATGCTGATTCCTTCGGAGAGGGGACAGGGACATGAGTTAGAACGGTAGTCTCATCTGAGTCACGGATGTTATTTACCGATTGGATTTCCTCAACTCGGTCCAAAAGATGTGGGCATCGACACAGGTGACCGACAAATAATTAGTTTTAActcaattttggtgtaaaaataCACATAATGTGACACCAGATGAGACTATGAACTCATGTTCTGCTTCTGTGGAGTAAACATCaaagaagacagagacagaagccAACCGCTATGTGTGTCCCTCCAGGACCTGCTCGATTGACCCTTCGCCAAGTCCCACCGCTCGAAAGCAGATCGGCCAATCGCAGTCTAGCATCCGCCCGGTTTCTTTCAGATGTTCTGTGGCTTTGGAGCCGGTCCTCGCTAAGGTGATACTGTGTAACCGGAGAGGTTGGTGGGAGATACATAGGACACTTAGAGTTTGTTTCTATGGAAATAACCTGTGGAGGTGACGTCAGCAGAATATGTTAGCATATCATTAACTAGCTCTTCTACGCTACTACTTCTGCTTTTACTTTTCAATGATTGCAACAGTAAACTAAGACCTACCTAGTGTTATAGGAACAGTGCTGTTCCTTCAATTAATTGTCCTCTACCTCAATTCGCTAGCTGATCCCTTATACACTGATCAGTAGCTTTAGTTTATATCTTTATCTTTTTGATGAATTGAAACTTTGACAACCTGGATAAATCAAGAcatttatgtctgctttttcccCCAAGTTGCTTTTAATTTCACCCAAAACAGCTGTAATTTATAACATTGAGTGCAGTCAGTGACAGTGACAGGCTCAATGGCAGCTCTGGCAGCTAGTCAGCGTAGCAGccaggggcggggcttagcgaaAGGTCAATAACATTTTCTTAAATGATTGTATGGGCATCGTATGGAGTGACACACAGGAGAAAGGCACGTCACAGCAACCCACACCAGCCAAGACAAGCCAAGCTCCACCCGGTCACCAGGAGGCCCAGTGGTCCCAGAGATACCTGTGACGACGATCTTGGGGACATCCAGAATCGTGCCGTACGATGCCGTTTTACGGTGGCCTCGTTTATACTGGGGATGTGCtgcgaaaacacacacacacatacagctgcGAACACGGCAAGCATGCAGACTAAgacagactggggggggggggcccacaGGCAGGACTGTGTAGCACGGTGggccacacacatgcagagcgTACATTGCACGTGCAAGGGCGGCATGCTCGTCCGTTCCAGAGCGTCGCTGTCGTGATTAAAAGTTCAATGGGGCCATCTGAGGACCCGGACCGCCGATGCTCCAGTTACAGGAAATCCTTTTATTAATGCTGCATCAaagtttaaaaccaaaaagcCATAACACACTCTCTGCACTCAAATCTAATCATTGGTCCTGGTGAGTCTGTTGTCTTTCGGTCAGCGTCTTTACGGCTGGGTCTGACTAGCCTTAGTGAACTGGGGGGGGACTGCTGTGTTTAACTGACAATGGCAAGTGAAGGTTTACACTGACAGGAGAGTCAGGAGAGGGTTTCCTTGAGGATTTGGGAGAGGCAAGAGAGGCCTGCAAGGCTTGGTAATAACACTGCAGGCCATCTCCCGTCAACTGGCACATGCCAAGTCGTGTAACAGCATGCCGCGTTTTGCCTCAATGGGCCCCTCTCGCTGCTTCCATGTGTGGTTCAAGCACCGCTTCGTGTCGGCTGTTACCTGCAGGCGTGAATGGCATCTTGGGCTCCAGCTCCGACAGGTCGGCGCTCATCCTCTTGTTGTCGGACAGCGTGGGGCACTGCGTCCGCGCGGGCAGGCTCTCGACGCTGCCCCCCCTCGACAGAGGCAGAGTCCTCAATGGGTCTGCCTGAGACGACCAGAGACAAACTCAGCACAAAGGCCCGCTATGACGAGACACGCCTACGCCTGGAACTTAACCCACGAGCAATGACAATGACTGGTCGCTTCACCTTGGGCTTGAAGTAAGGAGCGAACTGAGGCGTGATCTTGATAGTGTCGTTGCTCCCTTGGGAGTCACTGTGCTCCATGTTGGCGTCGCTTTTGCTGCTTGTGCTAGTGCCGGTGTAGTCCACATATGAACCTGATGTAACCCAACACGCAGGACAGGAGAAAGGTTGTTTAGTTTTATGAATTTCACAAAAGTTGTTTCTATTATGAAACAAACATATGCAACTTTGGATCTAGAAACTACTGAATAACCCAACCCGAATATAAAGGGATGCCCTAAAGACTTTGGATCGGTTCTGCAGGGAGTTCTGAAGGCTGAGGCACTCAAATTATTTAATGGTTTGTAACTCATCGGTATAAACACGCCCTTCACAAGACGGGAACAAAGGCAACACGGCTTGTAAATGGGGACATTAAAGTTAACTTTGGgcatacattattattttagacatGATCAAAATGATTGGATGCCAAGAAGattaaatacagaaaaaatatattcgAAATAAGCACTGGTAAAGGAAACTAATCACAAAAAGGTAAACCATCCCACATTCTTCTGCGTCGATAACTATTGATTAGAGCCGTGTACCTGTGCTAGTGGCAGAGTTGCTCTGCCCATCATCTGAATACTGGTATGGATATTGGAGCGGCTCATCGTATCCTGGGAAGTACtgtcaaaagaagaaaagacatcTACTATTATAAGTGACCAAAacaacatattatatatatatatatatatatatatatatatatatatatatatatattttacccaTTCGGTTTGAAAAAAGGAGATTGATTCCAATATAATAATGTATGTAGTCAGACTGGTTTCCATTTAAACTCCGATATGGACAGGGATGAGCGGAAAACACATTAGTAAAGAGTTTGAACAGAAGTGCCCAATAAGGCTCCACTGTTTGTAATTGCTTTAATCATTGATGACTTAAAAAGCTGTGAGGAGCTGAGCTGCCGGTTCCCACTGACACTCAGATTCAGCAAGTATTCCTGTTCCTCTACTCGAGTGACTGTATCGTGAGATAAACATGCAGGTAATGATGTGCTGGATAagagttaaaaatgtatattaattaAATATCTTTCAATGTGTTAAAACGTCACCAATTTTCTAGTTCATTAGCTACTCCTTGTTAAAACTATTGTAATCCATTATAACGTCCCCTTGTGGAGGTTCAAATTTGCTTAAACTGAGATGTGTTCTACTGTGGGGTCATTTTGGAGAACTTAGTTCATCGTGTTCCATTCTATGCAGTGCTGCACGAAGGAGTCATTAAACCTAGAAATTAAAAGATGACTTTGTCCCCCCTTCTTGTTATGACatgacattattgcagtttttccaacagtcGAAAACATCCCTCTATGTGAACTTCCACGGTCCCTGCTTTGTAGCATTAAAACTTCCCCTGATCCCGCGACACACTTAAACGAGTTTTGTGAAAGCCCGGTAGGAAAAGCAAGCAGATTACCTTCATTAGATGAGTCATGATCTTCACGATCTCCTCCATAGAGGGCCGCTGAGAGGGGTCTTTAGACCAGCAGCGAGTCATCAGGCTCTCAATGGGCTTGGGCAAATTGTGGATTAAAGGAGGTCTAGTGcctgaaagagggagaaaaggaaggaagaaaaatgaagaaaagtcaCACAAAGAAATAAGATGTGGCATCACGCGAGACAAGCATAAATATTGCATATCATATTTATGACACGTCCCCCCAATACCTCCTGCTGCTCAAAACCGTAATGACTAAAGAATGTGCCCAGGTATTATTAGTGTCCCATTAGTAGTCTCCCCCATCCGTCTCTGCACTGGCAAACATGGCTTTCAGCTGTACCCGGCTCTCTACTTCCAGTCTCCAGCAGGCCTCGCGGGGCCCCGTCTGACGgctcacagcagctgacagctgGATGTGGCCTTTGCATCctacagctcccccccccctccagacacACGACTCACCGTTGTGCACGGCCCACATGATGCGAAAAGCCGGTCCTCCGATCTCATCGAAGGGCTTCCTGCGAGTGATCACCTCCCAGAGAATGATCCCCCAGCTGAACACGTCGCACTTCTCGCTGTAATTGCTACCTGCAAGCACATCAGAAGGCGCAGCAACGCTTAGGTCCTCTTCAAAAACGGGCCGAATGGGCCCCGTTTCACACCGTTGGCTGACTTGATGAAGGCAATCCTCCGTGGTACATTTTGAGAGGAGAGCAAGGATGTGCCGGAGGAAGCACCGGCAGCTTTTATCGCATCTCCGGGGGGCGGGGAGGAAGTTTTTTACCGTGGAACAGCTCCTGTGCTGCTTAATTACTGGGCCTGTTATTGCACAGTTCAAGTGCACATTACACAACTATTTCAAAGTTGCTGCGTGGCTGAAGCCGATAATAACCTCGGACTTTATTCATCTTTCCTCCTCACGGCTGAACGAGAACACACATTGTACACCGTCGCCCCCCCCAAGggaaaaaaatccaccagcATCGCACCGTTCATCTTCTCGCCGTGCTTGGGAGACTGCCATCCATAAAGCTGCAGTCAGAGTGCAGATGATGGATCAAGGACTAGTGCCACCGCGCTAAAAGCGCCGAGCTGGCATTCAGGTGAAACGTGAGTAACCACAGGTGGGTGCATTCATGAGCTTTCATCTATAAATTGGTTCCCCTTAGTGATCACATTCTTTATGGATTGCTGATGAATCATTTGGTGGAGAAAAACAATGTGGAGGAAAAgctccaaactttttttttttgccagactAATAACGTGTCTCAACGTCAgtgaaatctaaaaaaaaaaagattaaatactTTGCCATTGTCATGTATAGTGgttgttttcattaaaatgatgtcgtatttaaatagtgaaaattagtgaaaataaatcaagtaaGAACCAGGTCAGGTCTCTCGTCAAAATTTTACAGAGATCACGTCATGATAGCGTTATACAATATTTTCCCCCATCGTATCCCGCAGTAACTGGGTACAAATTAAACTACTAACAGAGCGGCTATCCGAACCGCTCTTCAACTACTTGAAATGCCACTCATACTTGCCTTCAAATACCTCTGGGGCCATCCATGCTGCACTTCCTTTGTTGTTAGTCATGTGGGTCTGAATGTCACATGCTGTCCCAAAGTCACATATTTTCAGCACAGTGCCGCCTGCCACTAGAAGCAGACTGGAACAACAAGAAAAGTAAGAAATATGCACCATTAGACTCCatgaagaataaaataattttaaaaaagacagCAGGAGATCAACAAAAGGATTATTttaacagaaagacacactttaagtaaaaatataaaaatattaaattgaaaTCATAGCCTATCAAAATGTCCTTTGAGAGCTTTTTTCAAAATCACATTCACGAGTCAATTTCAGattcaaaaaaaataatggtCCATAGTCCATAATTTCCCTTCAGGTTATTAACAGGCCACTTTGAGGCTTCACTCAGATTAAAGCCCTTCAAAATAGCCTACTT includes the following:
- the map3k7 gene encoding mitogen-activated protein kinase kinase kinase 7 isoform X3, whose translation is MSLTLPSADILETPPGYPFEEINYEDIEVEEVVGRGAFGVVCKAKWKGNDVAIKTIESESERKAFIVELRQLSRVNHPNIVKLYGSCNNPVCLVMEYAEGGSLYNVLHGAEPLPYYTASHAMSWCFQCSQGVAYLHGMKPKALIHRDLKPPNLLLVAGGTVLKICDFGTACDIQTHMTNNKGSAAWMAPEVFEGSNYSEKCDVFSWGIILWEVITRRKPFDEIGGPAFRIMWAVHNGTRPPLIHNLPKPIESLMTRCWSKDPSQRPSMEEIVKIMTHLMKYFPGYDEPLQYPYQYSDDGQSNSATSTGSYVDYTGTSTSSKSDANMEHSDSQGSNDTIKITPQFAPYFKPKADPLRTLPLSRGGSVESLPARTQCPTLSDNKRMSADLSELEPKMPFTPAASSDPQRRRSVQDLPGIGTESSQGSRNSSRPSSPSLRMMPDKTYFSPDDPTDTNGSDNSIPMAYLTLDHQLQPLAPCPNSKESMAVFEQHCKMAQEYLKVQTEIALLIQRQKELIAELDQDEKDQQNTSRLVQEHKKLLEENKSLSTYYQKCKKQLDLIRVQQQKRQGTS
- the map3k7 gene encoding mitogen-activated protein kinase kinase kinase 7 isoform X1, which gives rise to MSLTLPSADILETPPGYPFEEINYEDIEVEEVVGRGAFGVVCKAKWKGNDVAIKTIESESERKAFIVELRQLSRVNHPNIVKLYGSCNNPVCLVMEYAEGGSLYNVLHGAEPLPYYTASHAMSWCFQCSQGVAYLHGMKPKALIHRDLKPPNLLLVAGGTVLKICDFGTACDIQTHMTNNKGSAAWMAPEVFEGSNYSEKCDVFSWGIILWEVITRRKPFDEIGGPAFRIMWAVHNGTRPPLIHNLPKPIESLMTRCWSKDPSQRPSMEEIVKIMTHLMKYFPGYDEPLQYPYQYSDDGQSNSATSTGSYVDYTGTSTSSKSDANMEHSDSQGSNDTIKITPQFAPYFKPKADPLRTLPLSRGGSVESLPARTQCPTLSDNKRMSADLSELEPKMPFTPAAHPQYKRGHRKTASYGTILDVPKIVVTASSDPQRRRSVQDLPGIGTESSQGSRNSSRPSSPSLRMMPDKTYFSPDDPTDTNGSDNSIPMAYLTLDHQLQPLAPCPNSKESMAVFEQHCKMAQEYLKVQTEIALLIQRQKELIAELDQDEKDQQNTSRLVQEHKKLLEENKSLSTYYQKCKKQLDLIRVQQQKRQGTS
- the map3k7 gene encoding mitogen-activated protein kinase kinase kinase 7 isoform X4, producing MSLTLPSADILETPPGYPFEEINYEDIEVEEVVGRGAFGVVCKAKWKGNDVAIKTIESESERKAFIVELRQLSRVNHPNIVKLYGSCNNPVCLVMEYAEGGSLYNVLHGAEPLPYYTASHAMSWCFQCSQGVAYLHGMKPKALIHRDLKPPNLLLVAGGTVLKICDFGTACDIQTHMTNNKGSAAWMAPEVFEGNNYSEKCDVFSWGIILWEVITRRKPFDEIGGPAFRIMWAVHNGTRPPLIHNLPKPIESLMTRCWSKDPSQRPSMEEIVKIMTHLMKYFPGYDEPLQYPYQYSDDGQSNSATSTGSYVDYTGTSTSSKSDANMEHSDSQGSNDTIKITPQFAPYFKPKADPLRTLPLSRGGSVESLPARTQCPTLSDNKRMSADLSELEPKMPFTPAASSDPQRRRSVQDLPGIGTESSQGSRNSSRPSSPSLRMMPDKTYFSPDDPTDTNGSDNSIPMAYLTLDHQLQPLAPCPNSKESMAVFEQHCKMAQEYLKVQTEIALLIQRQKELIAELDQDEKDQQNTSRLVQEHKKLLEENKSLSTYYQKCKKQLDLIRVQQQKRQGTS
- the map3k7 gene encoding mitogen-activated protein kinase kinase kinase 7 isoform X2; protein product: MSLTLPSADILETPPGYPFEEINYEDIEVEEVVGRGAFGVVCKAKWKGNDVAIKTIESESERKAFIVELRQLSRVNHPNIVKLYGSCNNPVCLVMEYAEGGSLYNVLHGAEPLPYYTASHAMSWCFQCSQGVAYLHGMKPKALIHRDLKPPNLLLVAGGTVLKICDFGTACDIQTHMTNNKGSAAWMAPEVFEGNNYSEKCDVFSWGIILWEVITRRKPFDEIGGPAFRIMWAVHNGTRPPLIHNLPKPIESLMTRCWSKDPSQRPSMEEIVKIMTHLMKYFPGYDEPLQYPYQYSDDGQSNSATSTGSYVDYTGTSTSSKSDANMEHSDSQGSNDTIKITPQFAPYFKPKADPLRTLPLSRGGSVESLPARTQCPTLSDNKRMSADLSELEPKMPFTPAAHPQYKRGHRKTASYGTILDVPKIVVTASSDPQRRRSVQDLPGIGTESSQGSRNSSRPSSPSLRMMPDKTYFSPDDPTDTNGSDNSIPMAYLTLDHQLQPLAPCPNSKESMAVFEQHCKMAQEYLKVQTEIALLIQRQKELIAELDQDEKDQQNTSRLVQEHKKLLEENKSLSTYYQKCKKQLDLIRVQQQKRQGTS